A section of the Pseudomonas lini genome encodes:
- a CDS encoding toxin has protein sequence MDALFIELPVFQKHRSDYLDDDLFHRFQQELLQNPEAGDVVEGTAGLRKIRVVDERRNKGKRGGLRVIYYWRSGFDQFWLFTLYGKNEQDDLTPQQKKLLKEMLYREIKARTSDET, from the coding sequence ATGGACGCTCTTTTTATCGAATTACCCGTATTTCAAAAGCATCGAAGTGACTACCTGGATGATGATCTGTTTCACCGGTTCCAGCAGGAGCTGCTGCAAAACCCGGAAGCGGGGGATGTCGTCGAAGGCACCGCAGGTCTGCGCAAAATTCGGGTGGTGGATGAGCGGCGAAACAAGGGCAAGCGCGGTGGGCTGAGGGTGATTTATTACTGGCGGTCCGGTTTCGACCAATTCTGGCTCTTTACCTTGTATGGCAAAAACGAACAGGATGATCTGACGCCACAACAGAAAAAACTGCTTAAAGAAATGCTTTATCGAGAAATCAAAGCGAGAACGAGCGATGAAACGTGA
- a CDS encoding class I SAM-dependent methyltransferase — translation MNSRAKDTPKARELSLAKNMANHITCAGPISCFVEPPGNGLHQVFLLRVRGCDWVGRKVLQRDQHHRWGLSSILIPAMLLGPHRQSQWGNEGVSIYFQASTEKERTEAFETALTCPDSEIHFPFAVTDDSGQEAVCPSDYWQGNESLAALLNADELHFREHCVTVLRTLLKPGDLVYDPACSTGEFIAHLATELADGRYLGTDRSTSMIEYAQQRHSASSVEFRVMEATTSTESNIRCEVLILRFLNAEVMTRRQAHCAFESLVRCVKPDGTILVFGHSPVLLALPWLAHTFALAIICSVSARTGCQELFQFYRLTVPTV, via the coding sequence ATGAACAGTCGAGCAAAAGACACTCCAAAGGCGCGTGAGCTCTCGCTGGCAAAAAACATGGCCAACCACATCACGTGCGCCGGCCCGATCAGTTGTTTCGTCGAGCCACCGGGCAATGGCTTGCATCAGGTATTTTTGCTGCGTGTGAGGGGCTGTGACTGGGTGGGCCGCAAGGTGTTGCAGCGTGACCAGCATCATCGCTGGGGCCTGAGCAGCATCTTGATCCCTGCCATGTTGTTGGGACCGCACAGGCAGTCGCAATGGGGCAACGAAGGTGTGTCGATCTACTTTCAAGCATCGACGGAGAAAGAAAGAACCGAAGCCTTCGAAACGGCACTGACCTGCCCGGACAGCGAGATCCATTTTCCCTTTGCCGTGACGGACGATAGCGGTCAGGAGGCCGTTTGCCCATCCGACTACTGGCAAGGCAACGAATCCCTCGCCGCGCTATTGAACGCAGACGAACTTCACTTTCGCGAACACTGCGTGACCGTGCTCAGGACACTCTTGAAACCCGGCGACCTGGTGTACGACCCGGCCTGCTCGACCGGCGAGTTCATCGCCCATCTGGCCACCGAACTCGCCGATGGCCGCTACCTCGGAACAGATCGTTCAACCTCAATGATCGAATATGCGCAACAGCGCCATAGCGCTTCCTCTGTCGAGTTTCGGGTGATGGAGGCCACAACATCCACTGAATCCAATATTCGCTGCGAGGTACTGATCCTTCGCTTCCTGAATGCCGAAGTCATGACCCGCCGCCAAGCACACTGCGCATTTGAAAGCCTGGTACGTTGCGTGAAGCCTGACGGCACGATTCTGGTGTTCGGACACTCCCCGGTTTTACTGGCGCTGCCCTGGCTGGCGCACACCTTCGCACTGGCGATCATCTGCAGCGTATCGGCGCGCACCGGGTGCCAGGAGTTGTTTCAGTTCTACCGCCTGACGGTTCCGACCGTATGA
- a CDS encoding DUF6124 family protein encodes MKKPTPNPPEVDTVADADSTSPYTSLDSKKLHEAAERALDYYLNPTAHVMATPYTPNQMFFANPKADTESLLANASESLSSATVMLGDFAALLEGSHRKTLLGIAQVVMLGELAVNQALDNVEPAA; translated from the coding sequence ATGAAAAAGCCAACACCCAACCCTCCCGAAGTAGACACCGTTGCGGACGCCGACTCAACGTCCCCCTACACCTCCCTCGACTCCAAAAAACTCCACGAAGCTGCCGAACGTGCGCTCGATTACTACCTGAACCCTACCGCCCACGTCATGGCCACGCCCTACACCCCCAACCAGATGTTTTTCGCCAATCCCAAAGCCGACACCGAATCCCTGCTGGCCAATGCCAGCGAGTCATTGTCCTCGGCCACGGTCATGCTCGGTGACTTCGCCGCACTGCTGGAAGGCAGCCACCGCAAGACTTTGCTGGGAATTGCACAAGTGGTGATGCTGGGAGAATTGGCGGTGAATCAGGCGTTGGATAACGTCGAGCCGGCTGCATAG
- the nuoM gene encoding NADH-quinone oxidoreductase subunit M, whose protein sequence is MILPWLILIPFIGGLLCWMGERFGSTLPRWIALLTMSLELALGLWLWAHGDYSFAPAPGADPTWVIEFKHVWIQRFGINVHLALDGLSLLMILLTGLLGVLSVLCSWKEIQRHVGFFHLNLMWILGGVVGVFLALDLFMFFFFWEMMLVPMYFLIALWGHSSSDGKKTRIYAATKFFIFTQASGLIMLVAILGLVLVNFNDTGVITFNYADLLKTKMSMTTEYILMLGFFIAFAVKLPVVPFHSWLPDAHAQAPTAGSVDLAGILLKTAAYGLLRFALPLFPNASAEFAPFAMTLGLIGIFYGAFLAFAQTDIKRLIAFSSVSHMGFVLIGIYSGSQLALQGAVMQMLAHGLSAAALFILSGQLYERTHTRDMREMGGLWSKIAYLPALSLFFAAASLGLPATGNFVGEFLILIGTFASAPWITVIATSGLVFGSVYSLIMIHRAYFGPSKSDAVLHGMDGRELIMVVGLAALLIYIGVYPQPFLDTSAATMHGVQQWLGTAFTQLASAR, encoded by the coding sequence ATGATTCTGCCTTGGCTAATCCTGATTCCCTTCATCGGCGGCCTGCTGTGCTGGATGGGTGAGCGCTTCGGCTCTACCCTCCCGCGCTGGATTGCGCTGTTGACCATGTCCCTGGAACTCGCTCTCGGCCTCTGGCTGTGGGCCCATGGCGACTATTCATTTGCTCCGGCGCCTGGCGCCGATCCGACCTGGGTGATTGAGTTCAAACACGTCTGGATCCAGCGTTTCGGCATCAACGTGCACCTGGCCCTCGACGGCCTGTCGCTGTTGATGATCCTGCTGACCGGCTTGCTGGGTGTCCTCTCGGTACTCTGCTCGTGGAAAGAGATCCAGCGTCATGTGGGCTTCTTCCACTTGAACCTGATGTGGATCCTGGGCGGTGTCGTCGGCGTGTTCCTCGCCCTCGACCTGTTCATGTTCTTCTTCTTCTGGGAAATGATGCTGGTGCCGATGTACTTCCTCATCGCGCTCTGGGGTCATAGTTCTTCGGATGGCAAGAAAACCCGGATCTACGCGGCGACCAAGTTCTTCATCTTCACTCAGGCTTCCGGCCTGATCATGTTGGTGGCGATCCTGGGGCTGGTACTGGTCAACTTCAACGACACCGGTGTGATTACCTTCAACTACGCCGATCTGTTGAAGACCAAGATGTCGATGACCACCGAGTACATCCTGATGCTCGGCTTCTTCATCGCCTTCGCGGTCAAGCTGCCAGTGGTGCCGTTCCACTCCTGGTTGCCTGACGCTCACGCCCAGGCACCGACCGCGGGTTCCGTGGACCTGGCCGGTATCTTGTTGAAGACTGCGGCGTATGGCCTGCTGCGTTTCGCCCTGCCGCTGTTCCCGAATGCCTCGGCCGAGTTCGCGCCGTTCGCCATGACCCTGGGTCTGATCGGGATCTTCTACGGTGCGTTCCTGGCCTTCGCGCAAACCGACATCAAGCGTCTGATCGCCTTCTCGTCCGTTTCCCACATGGGCTTCGTGCTGATCGGCATCTACTCCGGCAGCCAGCTGGCGCTGCAGGGCGCAGTGATGCAGATGCTGGCGCACGGTCTGTCGGCGGCGGCACTCTTTATCCTCTCCGGTCAGCTGTACGAGCGTACCCACACCCGCGATATGCGTGAGATGGGTGGCCTGTGGTCGAAGATTGCCTACCTGCCGGCTCTCAGCCTGTTCTTCGCCGCCGCGTCCCTGGGCTTGCCGGCGACCGGTAACTTTGTCGGCGAGTTCCTGATTCTGATCGGCACCTTCGCCAGCGCCCCATGGATCACTGTGATTGCGACGTCCGGCCTGGTGTTCGGTTCGGTCTACTCGCTGATCATGATCCACCGTGCCTACTTCGGCCCGTCGAAATCGGACGCGGTGTTGCATGGCATGGACGGTCGCGAACTGATCATGGTGGTTGGGCTTGCGGCGCTGCTGATCTACATCGGCGTGTACCCGCAGCCGTTCCTCGATACCTCTGCCGCGACGATGCATGGCGTGCAGCAGTGGCTCGGCACCGCCTTCACTCAACTCGCTTCGGCCCGGTAA
- the nuoJ gene encoding NADH-quinone oxidoreductase subunit J encodes MEFAFYFASGIAVVSTLRVITNTNPVHALLYLIISLIAVAMTFFALGAPFAGVLEVIAYAGAIMVLFVFVVMMLNLGPASVQQERVWLKPGIWLGPVALGALLLAELLYVLFSHSSGQALGHTTVDAKAVGISLFGPYLLVVELASMLLLAAAVTAFHLGRNEAKEQ; translated from the coding sequence ATGGAATTCGCTTTCTATTTCGCATCGGGTATCGCTGTTGTGTCCACGCTTCGCGTGATCACCAACACCAACCCCGTGCACGCCCTGCTCTACCTGATCATTTCGCTGATCGCCGTGGCCATGACGTTCTTCGCCCTCGGCGCACCGTTTGCCGGTGTACTGGAAGTGATCGCCTACGCCGGCGCCATCATGGTGCTGTTCGTGTTCGTGGTGATGATGCTGAACCTGGGCCCCGCCTCGGTTCAGCAAGAGCGCGTCTGGCTCAAACCCGGCATTTGGCTGGGCCCGGTCGCACTCGGCGCCCTGCTGCTGGCTGAACTGCTGTACGTGCTGTTCAGCCACTCCAGCGGCCAGGCCCTCGGCCACACCACCGTAGACGCCAAGGCCGTGGGCATCAGCCTGTTCGGTCCTTATCTGCTGGTGGTCGAACTCGCCTCGATGCTGCTGCTCGCCGCAGCCGTCACGGCGTTCCACTTGGGCCGCAACGAAGCCAAGGAGCAATGA
- a CDS encoding YcaO-like family protein, whose product MDRARIIERELTPEQAHQRIQTELGRLGLTPVTRTLGHHVVSVQAALTDNDGQPLARGAGKGYAAAAELGALYEALEHYWTDSLTADDFHFVCASYFAQTALFSEDPVLRIADQQNKRVPCRIYTCPGQCPPFSYPVALTSPNTVQSVFEHEAADCRALHRYSSNSGTAIGASYNEALLHAINECIERDAVSLFLLDHFYYQNHPPLRQVTRPSHDTVLGRLWADAEREIGADVVLLDISREFVARTFLAFSAAPGVHIRIFGTGCSLDPRHGAWRALTELVQLHLAASEPEYKQYLFNAQRHLHPFPRLLRCLQFNPDTLLHRCAQHTVILPEACVDTSLPLQIEQLTRDLQHHGRTLGATTLHQTELGTTLVNVVIPGLERFFIVSSGNVVIPHTRGRRLEKRYQGINP is encoded by the coding sequence ATGGACAGAGCAAGGATAATCGAGCGCGAACTCACGCCAGAGCAGGCACATCAGCGTATCCAAACCGAACTTGGCCGTCTGGGACTGACCCCGGTCACCCGCACCCTTGGCCACCACGTTGTTTCGGTACAGGCAGCACTCACTGACAACGACGGCCAACCCTTGGCCCGCGGCGCCGGCAAAGGTTATGCGGCCGCAGCAGAGCTGGGTGCTCTTTATGAAGCCCTTGAGCACTACTGGACAGACTCGCTCACGGCAGACGACTTTCACTTCGTCTGCGCAAGTTACTTCGCTCAGACAGCGCTGTTCAGTGAAGACCCTGTGTTGCGCATCGCCGACCAGCAAAACAAGCGGGTCCCGTGCCGAATCTATACGTGCCCCGGACAATGCCCGCCGTTTTCCTATCCGGTCGCGCTGACCTCCCCCAACACCGTACAGTCTGTGTTTGAGCACGAGGCGGCGGACTGTCGCGCCCTACACCGTTATTCCAGCAACAGTGGCACCGCCATTGGTGCCAGTTACAACGAAGCCCTGCTGCATGCCATTAATGAATGCATCGAACGGGATGCTGTCTCGCTGTTTCTGCTGGATCACTTTTACTACCAGAATCACCCGCCACTGCGCCAGGTCACCCGCCCCAGCCATGACACTGTTCTCGGCCGACTGTGGGCGGATGCCGAACGGGAAATCGGCGCGGATGTCGTGCTGCTGGACATCAGCCGCGAGTTCGTAGCACGCACCTTCCTGGCTTTTTCCGCTGCACCCGGCGTTCACATTCGCATATTCGGCACGGGTTGTTCCCTGGATCCACGCCATGGTGCCTGGCGCGCGCTCACGGAACTGGTGCAACTGCACCTCGCCGCGTCAGAGCCCGAATACAAGCAGTACCTGTTCAATGCGCAGCGCCACCTGCACCCCTTTCCCCGCTTACTGCGCTGCTTGCAATTCAACCCTGACACCCTGCTGCATCGCTGCGCTCAGCACACGGTGATACTGCCCGAAGCCTGCGTGGATACGTCGTTGCCATTGCAGATCGAGCAATTGACCAGGGATCTTCAACACCACGGCCGGACCCTAGGCGCAACAACCCTTCATCAAACCGAACTCGGCACCACTCTGGTCAACGTGGTGATTCCCGGGCTCGAACGGTTTTTCATCGTGTCCAGCGGCAACGTGGTGATTCCCCACACCCGAGGTCGGCGGCTGGAAAAACGGTATCAGGGAATTAACCCATGA
- a CDS encoding DNA-binding transcriptional regulator, with protein MKRDIFSELVEGFEALADERQGKVTLRTHKVKLAKLAPITAEEVVGIRQQLNLSRPVFAMYLRTNTRTLENWEQGRAKPNAQATTLIRLVERFPETVQQLAALT; from the coding sequence ATGAAACGTGACATTTTTTCCGAGCTGGTAGAGGGGTTTGAAGCCTTGGCCGATGAGCGCCAAGGTAAAGTCACTCTACGCACGCACAAAGTAAAACTGGCCAAACTGGCTCCGATTACGGCAGAGGAAGTGGTTGGCATCCGCCAGCAACTGAATCTCTCCCGGCCGGTGTTTGCGATGTACTTGCGCACCAACACCCGGACGCTGGAGAACTGGGAGCAAGGACGGGCGAAACCTAATGCTCAGGCGACAACACTGATCCGGCTGGTTGAGCGCTTTCCAGAGACGGTTCAACAATTGGCGGCGCTGACCTGA
- the nuoK gene encoding NADH-quinone oxidoreductase subunit NuoK, with protein MPAIPMEHGLAVAGILFCLGLVGLMVRRNILFVLMSLEVMMNASALAFIVAGSRWAQPDGQIMFILVISLAAAEASIGLAILLQLYRRFHTLDIDAASEMRG; from the coding sequence ATGCCTGCTATCCCTATGGAGCATGGTCTGGCGGTTGCCGGCATCCTGTTCTGCCTCGGTCTGGTCGGCCTGATGGTCCGGCGCAACATTCTTTTCGTGCTGATGAGCCTGGAGGTCATGATGAATGCCTCCGCGTTGGCGTTCATCGTTGCCGGTAGCCGCTGGGCGCAGCCGGATGGACAGATCATGTTCATCCTGGTGATCAGCCTGGCAGCCGCCGAGGCCAGTATTGGCCTGGCGATTCTGTTGCAGCTGTATCGCCGCTTCCACACTCTCGATATCGACGCTGCCAGCGAGATGCGCGGATGA
- the nuoN gene encoding NADH-quinone oxidoreductase subunit NuoN encodes MEFTTQHFIALAPLLITSATIIVVMLAIAWRRNHSQTFLLSVAGLNLALLSILPALKVAPLAVTPLLQIDTFACLYMALILVATLACVTLAHAYLGDGGSGYPGNREELYLLILMAAAGGLVLVSAQHLAGLFVGLELLSVPVYGLVAYAFFNKRSLEAGIKYMVLSAAGSAFLLFGMALLYADAGSLSFNGIGQALAATGLPSSLAQLGLGMMLIGLAFKLSLVPFHLWTPDVYEGAPAPVAAFLATASKVAVFAVMVRLFQISPAASSGVLSDVLTIIAIASILFGNLLALTQSNLKRLLGYSSIAHFGYLLIALVASKGLAVEAIGVYLVTYVITSLGAFGVITLMSSPYNGRDADALYEYRGLFWRRPYLTAVLTVMMLSLAGIPLTAGFIGKFYIIATGVESHQWWLVGSLVLGSAIGVFYYLRVMVTLYLMEPNLRRHDAQLHWEQRAGGVMLLAIAVLAFFLGLYPQPLLNLVQQSGLAG; translated from the coding sequence ATGGAATTCACGACTCAACACTTTATCGCGCTTGCGCCGTTGTTGATCACCAGCGCCACGATCATCGTGGTGATGCTGGCTATCGCATGGCGCCGCAACCACTCACAGACCTTCCTGCTGTCGGTGGCAGGTCTGAACCTGGCTCTGCTGTCGATCCTGCCAGCTCTGAAAGTCGCGCCGCTGGCCGTGACTCCACTGCTGCAGATCGACACCTTCGCCTGCCTGTACATGGCGCTGATCCTGGTCGCCACCCTCGCTTGTGTCACCCTCGCCCACGCCTACCTCGGCGATGGCGGTTCGGGTTACCCGGGCAACCGTGAAGAACTTTACCTGCTGATCCTGATGGCCGCCGCCGGTGGCCTGGTGTTGGTCAGCGCGCAGCACCTGGCCGGCTTGTTCGTCGGTCTGGAACTGCTCTCGGTACCGGTTTACGGTCTGGTGGCTTATGCCTTCTTCAACAAGCGCTCGCTGGAAGCCGGTATCAAGTACATGGTGCTGTCGGCCGCCGGTTCCGCGTTCCTGTTGTTCGGCATGGCCCTGCTCTACGCCGACGCTGGCAGCCTGAGCTTCAACGGCATCGGTCAGGCCCTGGCGGCCACCGGTCTGCCAAGCTCTCTGGCTCAACTGGGCCTGGGCATGATGCTGATCGGCCTGGCGTTCAAATTGTCGCTGGTACCGTTCCATCTCTGGACCCCGGACGTTTACGAAGGTGCCCCGGCACCGGTGGCAGCGTTCCTGGCCACCGCGTCGAAAGTCGCTGTGTTTGCGGTGATGGTGCGTCTGTTCCAGATCTCGCCAGCGGCGAGCAGCGGTGTGCTGAGCGACGTGCTGACCATCATCGCCATCGCGTCGATCCTGTTCGGTAACCTGCTGGCACTGACCCAAAGCAACCTCAAGCGTCTGCTGGGTTACTCGTCCATCGCCCACTTCGGCTACCTGCTGATCGCCCTGGTGGCGAGCAAAGGCCTGGCCGTGGAAGCCATCGGCGTGTACCTGGTCACCTACGTGATCACCAGCCTCGGCGCGTTCGGCGTGATCACCCTGATGTCCTCGCCGTACAACGGCCGTGACGCGGACGCCCTGTACGAATACCGCGGCTTGTTCTGGCGCCGTCCGTACTTGACCGCCGTCCTGACCGTGATGATGCTGTCCCTGGCCGGTATCCCGCTGACCGCGGGCTTCATCGGCAAGTTCTACATCATCGCTACCGGTGTCGAATCGCACCAATGGTGGCTGGTCGGCTCCCTGGTGCTGGGCAGCGCCATCGGCGTCTTCTACTACCTGCGTGTGATGGTCACCCTGTACCTGATGGAACCGAACCTGCGTCGCCACGATGCCCAGCTGCACTGGGAACAACGTGCAGGCGGCGTAATGCTGCTGGCGATTGCCGTACTGGCATTCTTCCTCGGCCTGTATCCACAGCCGCTGCTGAACCTGGTTCAACAATCGGGGTTGGCGGGTTGA
- a CDS encoding alpha/beta fold hydrolase translates to MTGANGYLATDDGHQLYWERHGTLGGEPVFFLHGGPGGRCSRHHLEFFDLRCFDVILLDQRGCGRSRPYGQTRRNSTGLNVEDIDALRLHLGLERISLLGVSWGSWLAIQYQQRYPAALLKTTLVSIFVPFEANRSAYEEAIDAALSEVGGGTTRDIHQTLNNGGCEQQRQAAIHWLQATLRLNGQSMPLGALKVFVDEEAVHAIRLELHYHVNRYFFSVDDENLSLNTDTLVIQGIKDTFGMASLRWLRERQPIHCRLLRAGHNAFELPVLKAVRQSLKRAYTL, encoded by the coding sequence ATGACCGGCGCAAACGGTTACCTCGCCACCGATGACGGCCATCAACTGTACTGGGAGCGCCACGGAACTCTCGGCGGCGAGCCGGTGTTCTTCTTGCACGGAGGCCCGGGCGGGCGCTGTAGCCGCCATCATCTGGAGTTCTTCGATCTGCGCTGTTTTGACGTCATTCTGCTTGACCAACGTGGATGTGGCCGTTCACGTCCGTACGGGCAAACCCGCCGCAACAGCACCGGCCTGAACGTCGAAGACATCGACGCTTTGCGTCTGCACCTTGGGTTGGAGCGCATCAGTTTGCTGGGGGTTTCCTGGGGCAGCTGGCTGGCCATCCAATACCAGCAGCGCTACCCCGCCGCCCTGCTGAAAACCACTCTGGTGTCGATTTTCGTACCGTTTGAGGCGAACAGAAGTGCCTACGAAGAAGCGATCGATGCGGCCTTGTCCGAAGTCGGTGGCGGTACCACCCGGGACATCCACCAAACATTGAACAACGGGGGTTGCGAACAACAGCGCCAGGCCGCCATCCACTGGTTGCAAGCCACGTTGCGACTCAACGGGCAATCGATGCCCCTTGGTGCACTCAAGGTGTTTGTCGACGAAGAGGCCGTGCATGCCATCCGCCTGGAACTGCATTACCACGTCAATCGCTACTTCTTCAGCGTGGATGACGAAAACCTCTCGCTCAATACCGACACCCTGGTGATACAAGGCATCAAAGACACTTTCGGCATGGCCAGTCTGCGCTGGTTGCGCGAGCGCCAGCCCATTCACTGTCGCCTGCTGCGCGCTGGGCACAACGCTTTCGAATTGCCGGTATTGAAAGCCGTGCGCCAGTCGTTGAAGCGCGCATATACGCTGTAG
- the nuoL gene encoding NADH-quinone oxidoreductase subunit L, with product MNLLYLTFVFPLIGFLLLAFSRGRWSENLSALIGVGSIGLSAIVTAYIIWQFNVAPPEGGHYTHVLWQWMAVEGFTPNFALYLDGLSLTMLGVVVGVGFLIHLFASWYMRGEAGYSRFFAYTNLFIASMLFLVLADNLLFVYFGWEGVGLCSYLLIGFYYSNRNNGNAALKAFIVTRVGDVFMAIGLFILFQQLGTLNIQELLVKAPEHFKAGDFWIVLATLMLLGGAVGKSAQLPLQTWLADAMAGPTPVSALIHAATMVTAGVYLIARTHGLFALAPDILHLVGVVGGVTLVLAGFAALVQTDIKRILAYSTMSQIGYMFLALGVGAWDGAIFHLMTHAFFKALLFLASGAVIVACHHEQNIFKMGGLWKKLPLAYASFIVGGAALAALPLVTAGFYSKDEILWEAFASGNQGLLYAGLVGAFMTSLYTFRLIFIAFHGEAKTEAHAGHGIAHWLPLSVLIVLSTFVGAMIVPPLHGVLPESVGHAGGEAKHSLEIASGAIALAGILLAALLFLGKRRFVTAIANSGVGRFLSAWWFAAWGFDWIYDKLFVKPYLAISHVLRKDPLDQTIGLIPRMAKGGHTALSRTETGQLRWYAASMAAGAVLVIGAVVLVAV from the coding sequence ATGAACCTTCTCTATCTGACTTTCGTATTTCCTCTCATAGGTTTCCTGCTGCTGGCGTTCTCACGCGGTCGCTGGTCGGAAAACCTTTCGGCGCTGATCGGCGTCGGCTCCATTGGCCTGTCGGCAATCGTCACTGCTTACATAATCTGGCAGTTCAACGTTGCACCACCTGAAGGCGGTCACTACACCCACGTGTTGTGGCAGTGGATGGCGGTAGAAGGCTTCACGCCTAACTTCGCGCTGTACCTGGATGGTCTGTCCCTGACCATGCTCGGTGTGGTGGTCGGCGTCGGCTTCCTGATCCACCTGTTCGCGTCCTGGTACATGCGCGGTGAAGCCGGTTATTCGCGCTTCTTCGCCTACACCAACCTGTTTATCGCCAGCATGTTGTTCCTGGTCCTGGCCGATAACCTGCTGTTCGTGTACTTCGGCTGGGAAGGCGTGGGCCTGTGCTCGTACCTGTTGATCGGTTTCTACTACAGCAACCGCAACAACGGTAACGCGGCACTCAAAGCCTTCATCGTGACCCGCGTCGGCGACGTGTTCATGGCCATCGGCCTGTTCATCCTGTTCCAACAGTTGGGCACGCTGAACATTCAGGAACTGCTGGTCAAGGCGCCTGAGCACTTCAAGGCCGGTGACTTCTGGATCGTTCTGGCGACCCTGATGCTGCTGGGCGGCGCTGTCGGTAAATCCGCGCAACTGCCGCTGCAAACCTGGCTGGCGGATGCGATGGCCGGCCCGACTCCGGTTTCGGCACTGATCCACGCCGCGACCATGGTAACCGCCGGTGTCTATCTGATCGCCCGTACTCACGGCTTGTTCGCCCTGGCGCCGGACATCCTGCACCTGGTGGGTGTTGTGGGTGGCGTGACGCTGGTGCTGGCAGGTTTTGCCGCACTGGTTCAGACCGACATCAAACGTATCCTCGCCTACTCGACCATGAGCCAGATCGGCTACATGTTCCTGGCTTTGGGCGTAGGTGCGTGGGACGGCGCGATCTTCCACCTGATGACCCACGCCTTCTTCAAGGCGCTGTTGTTCCTTGCATCCGGTGCTGTGATCGTTGCCTGCCACCACGAGCAGAACATCTTCAAGATGGGCGGCCTGTGGAAGAAACTGCCACTGGCCTACGCCAGCTTCATCGTCGGCGGCGCAGCCCTGGCGGCCTTGCCTCTGGTGACCGCGGGCTTCTACTCCAAGGATGAAATCCTCTGGGAAGCGTTCGCCAGCGGTAACCAGGGTCTGCTTTATGCAGGTCTGGTTGGTGCGTTCATGACCTCGCTGTACACCTTCCGCCTGATCTTCATCGCGTTCCACGGTGAAGCGAAGACCGAAGCACATGCGGGTCACGGCATTGCTCACTGGCTGCCACTGTCGGTGCTGATCGTACTGTCGACGTTCGTCGGCGCAATGATCGTTCCGCCGCTGCACGGTGTGCTGCCGGAAAGCGTCGGCCATGCCGGCGGCGAAGCCAAGCACAGTCTGGAAATCGCCTCGGGCGCCATCGCCCTGGCCGGTATCCTGCTGGCCGCGCTGCTGTTCCTCGGCAAGCGTCGCTTCGTCACCGCCATCGCCAACAGCGGCGTCGGCCGTTTCCTTTCGGCCTGGTGGTTCGCTGCCTGGGGCTTCGACTGGATCTACGACAAACTGTTCGTCAAGCCTTACCTTGCGATCAGCCATGTACTGCGCAAAGACCCGCTCGACCAGACTATCGGTCTGATCCCGCGTATGGCCAAAGGCGGTCACACCGCCCTGAGCCGCACCGAGACCGGTCAATTGCGTTGGTATGCCGCCTCGATGGCTGCTGGTGCCGTGCTGGTAATCGGCGCCGTCGTGCTGGTAGCGGTCTGA
- a CDS encoding co-regulatory protein PtrA N-terminal domain-containing protein: protein MKRAQLSAFAAALVMSSVVLAEGGGDRAFEKMMAANDRSVEKFVAKEQAGDRVVVNE, encoded by the coding sequence ATGAAACGTGCACAACTGAGTGCGTTTGCAGCGGCGTTGGTGATGTCTTCCGTGGTGTTGGCTGAAGGCGGTGGCGACCGGGCATTCGAAAAAATGATGGCGGCCAATGACCGGTCGGTAGAGAAGTTTGTCGCCAAAGAGCAGGCGGGCGACCGCGTCGTTGTGAATGAATAG
- a CDS encoding efflux RND transporter permease subunit, translated as MALATGTGAQVQRPLATVVIGGILSSTILTLLILPALYQLAHRRDEEVPPPLNQLCEYNPCGEGACSRWTAQQAPLFR; from the coding sequence ATGGCCCTGGCAACCGGAACCGGTGCGCAAGTACAGCGTCCGCTGGCAACGGTGGTGATCGGCGGGATCCTATCCTCGACCATTCTCACGCTGTTGATATTGCCTGCGTTGTATCAGCTAGCCCATCGACGGGATGAGGAAGTACCTCCCCCCCTAAACCAACTTTGTGAATACAACCCCTGTGGCGAGGGAGCTTGCTCCCGCTGGACTGCGCAGCAGGCCCCGCTTTTCAGATGA